A region from the Arachis ipaensis cultivar K30076 chromosome B01, Araip1.1, whole genome shotgun sequence genome encodes:
- the LOC107627329 gene encoding lysine-rich arabinogalactan protein 18 yields the protein MEGNTLLFLALLCIVVAGVGAQSPAASPTALTTTPATTTPVSSPAQTPYKPKSPAPVASPKPAALSPTTNAAAPAPATNPPAATPLTTPPPAEVPVSSPPAPVPVSSPPLAVPVSSPPVAAPITPVAPAPAPTKPKNGKKSKKNGAPAPAPSLLSPPAPPTGAPGPSEDASSPGPAASSNDDSGAESIRSLKKVMGFLALSCAALVFII from the exons ATGGAAGGTAACACTCTTCTCTTTCTCGCATTGCTCTGTATTGTAGTTGCCGGCGTAGGAGCCCAGTCTCCGGCGGCCTCTCCGACCGCATTAACAACAACTCCGGCCACCACCACCCCAGTTTCTTCTCCCGCACAAACCCCTTACAAACCTAAATCACCAGCTCCGGTTGCTTCTCCCAAGCCAGCAGCTTTATCTCCAACAACAAATGCTGCCGCTCCTGCTCCGGCAACCAACCCTCCGGCGGCGACTCCTCTGACCACTCCGCCGCCAGCAGAGGTTCCGGTGAGTTCTCCACCGGCACCTGTTCCAGTGAGCTCTCCACCTTTGGCAGTGCCAGTGAGCTCTCCTCCAGTCGCGGCACCAATCACCCCCGTGGCTCCTGCTCCAGCGCCGACGAAGCCTAAGAACGGAAAGAAGAGTAAGAAAAATGGTGCTCCGGCACCGGCACCGTCGTTGCTTAGTCCTCCAGCTCCACCCACAGGAGCTCCTGGACCCAGCGAAGATGCTTCGTCTCCTGGTCCTGCTGCTTCTTCTAACGACGAC AGTGGAGCAGAAAGTATCAGGAGCTTGAAGAAGGTGATGGGATTCTTGGCATTGAGCTGTGCGGCTCTTGTTTTCATCATCTAA